The following proteins are encoded in a genomic region of Pyrus communis chromosome 11, drPyrComm1.1, whole genome shotgun sequence:
- the LOC137708989 gene encoding uncharacterized protein: MGNLTKLDYAALDITGKNYLTWVLDTKIHLEARNFGDTIREENSSSSQDRALRNRYNHQTTVIFPRARYEWTHLRIQDFKSVAEYNSALFRITSQMKLCGESITKEDMLEKTFSTFHASNMLFQQQYRARGYTEYNQLISVLLVAEQNNEPLMKNHNSRPTRSAPFPKVNAASFEVNAISSSGDNHKRGRGHKRGPSFKNVNRHKGKAHMNNAPRNSKEACYRCGGNRHWARTFRTPKYLVDLYQASFKEKGVETNFLDQARPVDIPDPV; encoded by the exons ATGGGGAACTTGACGAAGCTTGATTATGCTGCCTTGGACATTACTGGGAAGAATTACTTGACCTGGgtactggataccaagatccatctggaagCAAGGAATTTTGGAGATACCATCAGGGAAGAGAACAGctcatcctctcaagatcgg GCTTTGAGAAACAGATATAATCACCAGACAACGGTGATTTTTCCAAGAGCTCGCTATGAGTGGACTCACCtaaggatccaggatttcaagtcagtggctgagtacaattctgcgttgttcagaattacctctcagATGAAGCTCTGTGGGGAATCCATTACTAaggaagatatgctggaaaaaactttcagcacatttcatgcctcTAACATGCTTTTCCAGCAGCAGTATAGAGCACGAGGCTACACTGaatacaaccagctgatatctgtGCTCCTGGTAGCCGAACAAAATAATGAGCCCTTGATGAAAAACCATAATTCCCGACCTACtagatctgcaccattcccaaAAGTGAATGCTGCTTCCTTCGAAGTAAACGCCATATCCTCTAGTggtgataatcataaacgaggacgtGGCCACAAGCGAG gcccgagttttaaaaatgtaaatcgccacaaaggcaaagctcatatgaacaatgctccCAGGAACTCTAAAGAAGCCTGTTATAGATGTGGTGGCAATAGGCATTGGGCGCGTACTTTTCGTACCCCAAAATATCTGGTGGATCTGTATCAAGCCTCcttcaaggagaagggtgttgagaccaattttctcgaccaGGCTAGACCAGTGGATATACCTGATCCTGTGTGA